TTAAACTTGGCTCGGCACTAGTTTCCTTAGCATATTGTAATGCTACTGTCACCCCagcatccatcaccacctttaCCAACTTTTCAAGTTGTGTTACTGTTGGTTGAGAGTTCGGTGGACTTATACCAAGGCTAAACGAAGGTACATCATCTTTCCAGTGTCGAGGACGGGGAGAACTGCAAGATGACGGAGGAAAGTTTTTGAAATAATGAAAAAGCATTATGATATAttatcaaaactaataaaaaggatTTTAAGTAAAACTTATACATTAAGAAGAGCTTCTTGCTCTGAATGCCTTGCCAAAGTTTCTTCAGGGGCTTGCTCTTGGGGTTCTAGAGGGCAGCTGAATTTCACAGGAAAGTGtttaataataaacaaaaattattattatatagcatCAAAACTAatagaaaagattttaagtaAAACTTACACATTAAAAGGAGTTTCTTGCTCCGATTGCCTTATCGAAGTTTCTTTGGAGGCTTGTTGTTGGGGTTCCAGAAGACAGCTGGATTACAGAAGAATGTGTTTaataatgaaccaaaattattattattatctagcaTCAAAACTAACAAATTAGATTTTAACTAAAACTTACACATTAAGAGGAGCTTCTGGCTCTGATTTTCTTTCCAAAGTTTCTACCGGACTTGTTGTTAAGTTTGGGGCTAGTAGCTGGATTACATAGTAATGTGTttcaaaatgaaccaaaattattattatatagtataaaaactaataaaaagtattttaattaGAACTTACTCATTAATAGAAGTTTCTTCTGTTTGATTTTTCGAAGTGATAgaggtaaattttttttgttgttttagcTCTTCCACAAGAGAACTTGGAAGAAATATTGCAATGGGAACACTAATGAAGGTAAACAAGAAAGGAGTTAATGTTGAATGATTagaattgaaaagtaaattaaaaatcTGCATTAAGTGAATTTACACATTGATTAGAATAGGAAAGTAAATTGGAAAACTcacatattcagaggttgaaattGACTTTCTTCTCGAACCACAAGAATTTATTCTTGAAGATCAGGTGTTGGGCTACtggtaattaaacaaaaattttgtgtcaataattaaacaaaaattattatctaaaTTTAGAATATCAACGTAAGTATTTCAACTTGCATAGTTCGAGATTGtaaactctatttttcttttttttccatgccattttttttcttctaaaaaaatgTAACTGGAGATTTAGGGatgttttttctaataaaaaagaaaCGAAATTAAAATCATCAACCAAGATATTATAATTAAAAGCGAAAGAAGTGAATAAATATTAAGAGGATTTATTTGGTATTGTTCAGTGCGTTTACAAACCGTTTCAAGCTCGTCTGTGTTTGAAACACAGGTTCACTTTCGCTGCCCAAATTTACAGTCGACAGTctaaggaaaaaaataaatattattctgTAAAACCAAAGAAATTACATGAGGTTTTAAGAAAATTTagcagagaaagaaaaagaactttGTATAAGAAACTTAATCTTACGTCTGCGATAAATCATATCACACGTCCATCAAGTCATGGTCATCCGGAGAAACATTTTTTTTACAGCACCATCATATTTTCtcttcattcttttttctttttgttttctttttttacgaGTCTCCTTTTCTTCTTCACTTCTAACAATTCAtacaaaaaattttgatttaaaatcaagaTGAaccttaattaaaaaataaatgaactaaaatttttaaatgatttgaACATACAATCTATGTTCGAAAACAAGCAGAGAAACAAGCAATCAAGTGAAGTTCAGTTAATTCACAATTCGACCAAAATTCTTGCGAaatctttgttcttatttttgtgtgttttttgttgATGAATTCAAACGTACCACCAGATTCTACAGTAATTTTCGTAGagaatttgaaagattttttagagattttgagagagatttgaaattCTTTTGTTGCAGTTTTGAGTTTGAAGAAAGAATGGTTTTTCATATTAGAGCGCGAAGAGAAGCGATAAGGGTTGGGGTTTTCGGTGCGTGTAATCACTCTCTTTTATGAGAGTGAATTTTTTTGGTGTTGGATCTGTTTAGTTGGACTTGGATGCAATAAGGTTTGGATGTGTAGCCCAACTATATTATTTGCTAGTTAAATTAATGGAAGAATGGACAAAGTACACATGAATTTTCACatagtgaatatatatatatactctattTTTTTAATGAGTCATCTTTACACATCAATATTAAGTACCATTGTCATTTTTACCTTTTCgtcatctaaataacttttctAGCGATAGTGACTGTCAGGTGACTCTGTGCATTGTATGACGTGACTTTTTTGATGACGACACATTGAAAACAAAAtgataaattattgaatttgttaaatttgaataaaaaaattttacaagtaATTTAAAATGTTcattcttttcctttcttctctAAAAAGTGGATGTGGATCAAGGAATGTAATTCAGAAATAGCTGTTAGGACTATCTTCCAAGTAAATTTTGAGAAAAGATGGAAGAGAATAAAGATTCTAAATCActtgcaaaatttttttattattaataaatttaataatttattatttaatttttactgGATCATCAAAAAAGTTATATCACACTATATATGAGTCACTTGGCAGCTATTATTACTAAAAAAGTTaatcaaacaacaaaaaaaataaaaattataacaaaactTGATATTAATATATACAGATAACGCTTTTTAATTTCTATATGGAGGGCAATGATGTGTTGGACCCGGTTATGAAGGAGGAGAGAGCTTTATGTTTGTGTGGTGTCAGGCAGGAGAGAAATCGGACCATGAGTTTTCAGGGGCCCCTTCTCGGACAGTCCGAATTGTGCATGAAGCACGGACCGTGCAATTTGCATATCCCCATCCACGTGTTGCTCGCAGGTGACTCCCCCAACGGTGCACAACTTTTTCAATAATAACCCACACTAGCATTCGTTTTCACTTTCATTCCATTCCTCCAAAGAAGAGCCACTGCTTCTTCTTTACTCCTTCTGGTTCTTACTTTGCATGGTGAAAGTAATTTcaaaatgtcaaaaaaaaaaaatataaagatgtaGGTCGTCCTAAACTTCATATCATACATTATCTCAGTTATTCAaaatataagttatttttaaatttttttaatattttataattaaaattactattattaggaagttaatattttttattattgttgtgagAACGTCGAATGTTTGTTATTGGTGTAGCCGtagaatttttttagtattttttaattaaaattgctATTATTAGGAAgttggttattatttttattgttgctaAAATTGAATTTAGGAGTGTAaatagttgttattattattacctgattatgttatctttttttttaatttttttagttttttataattataattatcatagttaagaaattaattgttattatttttacataattataattatgtaaatgattattattttttttactagatTATGTAGTTTTTTTTagcaatttttttagttttttataattataattattattgttaggaagttaattgttattattatcgtTAGAAATTAAAGTTAGGAatgtaaatgatttttttttattttgacctGATTATGTTAAAAAACCTAACTCGGACCATGCGACTTCATTTAATTCTTTATATAAAATTCATATATATTCATTCAATACCCATGGTCCgactttattttattctttaaacaaaaaattcatatataacacaATACTCATGGTTCGACTTCCttttattctttatatatatatatatatatatatatataatacccaTGGTCCGATTTGTAAACTGTGAAATTCAAATTCCAGTTTTGGAAAAATCGAACTCTTCGAGTTCTTTGCATATTTTTCTAAAACAAATAACTCGGACTATGTAATTTCTACCTCCCCGACAGTGATATAAAGTTGTCCCACCCTTTCATCTAGCATGCTCAAGTTTCATATCGTAACACATCACGCTGCTTGGTTCTATAACGAAAAAATTGAACCTACAGATAACTCATCAAAAAATTAAATGGTAtatttatgaaaaagtataggtaactaaTAACATTCTTGTACAATGtgtgaataatgtgaattaataagattaaaagaataaatttaatgaATAACTTTAAATTAGAGTGTAATATACTTAtatttaattgataattattcatgttgttcaaaataaTCATTATTTTCCTAACATTTTCCTATATTTATTTacctataaaaatttatatttacttTTGTCCATTCTTCCTAAATTAGTTAAGAGATTAATTTTGTCAAAGAAAGCATGCGAAAGATAGAAGTTAGAAATGAAATGCCAGCTGCAGTGataataaaggagaaaaagaagagtgGGACCAGTAGTTGTTACTTATAAGAGTTATAGTGCTAATCCCACGCAAACGAAAACCCAAACCCAAACTTCTACAAATCaatctctcactctctctctttgaGAATTGAGACAGAAACCAAAACACCAAGCACATGACTCGTCCCTTGAGAATTTTAGGCGAGCGCAACTCGTCAACCACCGACAACGCCCCCTCCGTCGTCGACTCCGACTTCGTCGTCATCCTCGCCGCCCTCATCTGCGCCCTCATCTGCGTTCTCGGACTGGTCGCTGTAGCTCGCTGCGCTTGTCTCCGCCGCCTCCGCCTCTCATCCTCCTCCGCCGCCGCTACTCCCTCGCTTCCCGCAGCTGCCAACAAAGGTGTCAAGAAGAAGGTACTCAGCTCTCTCCCCAAGGTCACCGCCACAGTCGAGTCGGCTGGCAAGTTCTCCGACTGCGCGATCTGCCTGGCGGAGTTCGCAGCCGGAGATGAGATCCGAGTGCTGCCTCAGTGTGGCCACGGCTTCCACGTGTCGTGTATCGACGCGTGGCTGAGGTCGCATTCATCGTGTCCATCGTGCCGTCAGATTCTGGTGGTTCCGAGATGCAACAAGTGCGGTGGTTTTCCAGCACCCGCGAGCTCGAGCACCACTGCAACCGCCTCTCAGCCACCGGAATCGGATTCCACATTCAAGGTAAGCGGCGATCATGCCAATAGGTTTTTACCTTAGCTTCATCCTTTTCTCCAATTTCTTTTTCCTAATCATGTTCATATTTATGTGTATTCTATCTATAAAATTTAGTAATTCAATTCCGTGTGTAATAGGCTAATAGCACTGTAGGATTAATTACTTAGGATTGTAAATAGCATCATCAGCTGAATTATTATTGCATTTGTATTTTGTGCTTTCGCATGTAAGAAAGTAGCACTGCTTATTTGCATAGGGTAGATCAACCCGCTTGAATTTGGTTACTGTAATTTATGATTTGATTGAAAGGGAGAAACGAAATCGTATAATTGTTTGTTACTTAGAcaagggatatatatatatgtcgGCAATACTATTATCAAAATAGGAAAAGTGTGGTAAACAAATGGACGGCATGATCATATTTCTGAATTGAATGCATCTGGATCGGGAATCTTCCGAGCTCTGCAGTTGCCAGGAGGGAAAAGGAGTGGAGAAAAGAATTTTGGGACCCTCTCCAAAGCTTTATTTTTGTGCTTTCCAGGATCCTACCCTAGACAAAGTCACTCCCACTAACATGATGTTGACACTTTAATAATGTAATGCAATGTCAAATAGCCTCCTGCAAAATGCACTGTCATTATTGGATTTACACAATTATGTTGGTTTATACATGGAGAGACCCTTTTTCTCCCTTGGTGTTGGTAACACATGCACACAAGTATCATGAAACCACTAATAATAAAACCTTGTTGATAAAGGGAGTGTCTTATTGATGCGTTTGGGATTCTTGTGATGCATTCATTGCCTTGCCATATACGACACTTTGAAGGAGTCAAGTAGTCAACAAAGGCACAAACACAGCTCAATTCGCAATGTGATGTCCTGGTTGTTGTAGAAGACCTCTCTGAAATGAATGCCCACAAAGTCAATTCCAAACAAGAACATTCTCAAGTGGTATTTCAGTGCTAAATCCACCACCACTACACCAAATACACTTTTAAGTTGACTCTACAAGTGAACAATTGAAAATTCTTATTTAGTCACGTTGTGATGTTTCGAACCAGTGTACAAGACATTGTCCGGTTTCTCCACCATGATGAAACCTATAAAGTTTACCCGCTCTTGACACGTCTaaatttataaaaacaaaatttataataataataaaataaaatcgccatcatactttaatttaattattttcggGCCACTACATGGCGATCGTGAGATTAAAGATGTGAAAGTTACACTCAGGATCAATCCCACTACAATACATTGCTTTTGTCTTTTTCCCATCCCTGAACATGATCTAGGACATAAAGTCCTTCCAGTATGATTTGCAACaagatctaaaaaatattttcctttatttctttatcaCGTGTAGGATTTCTTATGATTTGATTACTGCACAAATTCGTCTAGACCAACCATGAAGGCAACAATGAAGCCTTTTGTAGTGATGTTATTTCTCTTGTTATTGAATTTATAAAGGTACAACTGTATTATGAATTATATTAGTGCATATAACCTATTTCGAACCTGTTTTCATAAAAATCACAAATATTATAATGTATGACTACAAAAAAGGTAGAGCCATATATGGCAATAGATGGGTgtataatttaataactaaatgaagcaaattTGTCCTAACCAAAATCCAGTGATGTTAAAGAGAAGTTGAATTCCCACTTGTAgtcaataattaaataattggGACAGGAAATGGAGCTTAATATTCTAAGATGCTAGATATCATTAAATATGCTCCTTGACTTTTGGCTAAAAGTGATTCCAATTTCCATTGCAAGGTTTTATTTCTTGTCCTTACCTAACTATAGAGATGGTGTTCCATTTCCATTATTAATAACCATACATTTTgctgcttttattttattatcattaccTTGTTAATTTCTAATCAAAGCCATGTTTTGTTTCCGTTTTCTTCAAATTCATTGGATATAAAATAAGATTCTGTTTCGGGATGTATGTTAAGATCTATGATGCACGGATATCGACACAGACACGGTACATAACATGATACGAGACACgtcgaattttaaaatcttataagacatgGAGATACgcttacatataaaatataaagtattttttagataaattataatgatattttgatattttattgatattaaaatataaattaattttttaattatttttaatattttattttaattatataaaatatttaaaatatttttttatttatttatattatttctaaatttatttcagcAATAACGTTAAGAATAAAGCTATATACGCTGGCACGTGATTGTATTTAAGTGTgtctgaaaaataattttttatttttttattaaaacaggGTTGGACATATTAGATACACGTGTCGAACGAATATCGCGTCCTACATGTGTCTGATACGCGGACACAAAATTCAGTAGAGTACCCATGCTTCACagactaaaattattattagtaaaatttttattattttaataaatatgtaacaaaattattagaaacttaaatttatatattttgtataaaaaaattttttaatcgaCAACTTTAGTATATTAACTTAATCCTATAAAACATCTGAAATACGGGTGTCATAACAAAACAAGAATCTCACCTTCATAAGCATAAAGTAAGTGCTCCATTCTTTTTGccaaataaataataacaataagaGTGGCGTCTTTATGCTAATGTTATGGAAGAGAAagaggggagggggaggggggaaGCATCCCACATTCCCACTCTCATGTTATGCCACCTTAGAGAACCCTGCCTTTGTATCATGTCTTCTACGTCATGCTAAATAAGTAAACTTCACGTGATAGAGAGTTCTCCCACCCAATATAGCCTAGTTTCTTTAGGTTGGATTTTGTCCTGGACTTGGGGTGGTTGTAGCAGCTAGCTTCCCAAGTAGCTTGTTGGTTAGAAGCTTGCACTTTAACTCAAGTGAGCTTGGTTCAAAGCTGGCAGCTTGGCACTACTGAGTATTGGggccgggggggggggggggtggttGTAGCACATTGATAGAGTAAAGTGTGAAACCGGTCTTCCCTCGAATAACAATGTGAttcttgataaaaataataataataatccactTCAGTCCGGACATCCTAtttagggataagtacttttttcatcCTCAATGTCTGAGTCAAAATCAATTTCGTCCccaacatttttttaattaaaatcatcctcaacgttacaaaacgttataaaatcatccttttgtccataaacaatattttttggacaattttgcccttttacaaaaataaaaaatattaaaactagtattaaaaaacaaaagaaacccTCTCCATCCCTGGCGTATCTCTCACTCTCTTTCGGTCTTTCTCTTCTCTCCCTTTCCGCCACCCCACCACCACTGCTCCCACCTCCTTCTccatcttcttctccctctccatcACCACCTCTCTctcttcaccaccaccaccaccacttccaCCACTATACCACTTACTACCTTTAACTCTAACACCAATCCTACTAACTCTTCATCCATTAAAATCAACATCTGAATGGTTGAACAATATAACCCAATCGGTTGAACAAAATCAACACTCCCGCACCAATATCAATTAAAAGCTCAAATTTGAAGATTAAGACTTTAAATAAAGAATAGatagaaattaacaaaatcattTCACCTGAAGCCGAAACAATTGGGTATCCAATTACAAAATATAGCACAATGAATATGCTATTCACGTTTACATAAGCTGTACAACCTTAGCCGAACTATTGGGAAAAACGCTTGTGAACATTCTAACTACACAACTATCTTGATATACTACTAATTATGTATCAGCTACAAGCAGTCGATAGAAACACATCACATCACACACAACCCAAACTTTCTCAGAGACACAATGAGCCAAAAGTGGAAATTCTCAGATCACCAACTCTATATGGTGGTGGGGGGAAATTACCTCTGCATCAACATATGCTAATTGCCTCCTGATGCTGCATCGAGGATACTTGATAACCGATTTTGAACGGTACCATCTCAGCTTTAACTGTTTCCAAGATTGATTTCAGTTAAGGAACAGagaaacaaaacccccacaaagTCAGCaccaaaaacaattttaaaacaattttaactATTGATTTTACGGAGGGCTTTGGCTCCTCTTTATAACGATTTCGGGTCGAAGCCAGACTTGTTAGATACATCGGGGGGAGGCGGCTCCGTCTTAGAATCGGAAGCAGGGTCGGACGGCGAAGGCAAATTGaaagtgaagaagagaagaacgGGAAGCGAAAAGAAAAATCAGCATGGGCGGGGCGCGATCGGAAACCGAGGACATGGAAGCCACCGTGGCGCAAGTGGTTAACCTAGCAGCTGCCATGGCTTCAGAATGGATCTTGAGGATCTTGGATCTTGGTGACGGTGGAGTTGTTGGTGGCGTGGGAGTGGTTGAGTCATCTTGAGAACAAAGCGGCGGTGGAGTTGTTGATGGCGTGGGAGTGGTTGGGTTGAGAACAAGGCGGTTGCAGAaataaggagagagagagagagagagagagagagagagagagagagagagagataatgGAGTTAGTGGTGAGGGTGGTGTGAAAAGGGTaacattttttctttgtttttatttttgtaaaagggcaaaattgtccaaaaaatattgtttatggacaaaaggatgattttataacgttttgtaaagttgaggatgattttaataaaaaggtcggagacaaaattgattttgaccccagacgttggggacgaaaaaagtacttatcccttcTTTCTAGAGAGCATGATCAAGGATAGAAACTTTTATGAGGACATACTACAAGAATAATTAGTTTTAGCGACAAATTTTTAGCAGTAATAATACAATgactgctattttttatttaagttatgtttttgtgtctattatatatttgtcattaatattatatattataatggcaattatttttattgccattaaaaatataagtaaaactacttttaataaaaaaaatttagtgaccATAGTACTATGActggtattatttttattaaaagataaaaaaattacttttaatgaaaaatttttaGTGGTCATTGTACTATGACTGGTATTATTTTCATAACAATTAGAACAAAAATCATGCTCACTCCCTCTTCTCTTACTCTTTGAGAAACCTAACCCTAAACCTAGCCACCATCACCATCCCTCAGCGCTGAACTCTTCTCCTCTGGTAGAGGGTGCTGTCACCGCCGGCAAGGATAGACTACGGGTGCCGTTGCACTCTTCTTATCATCGAACTCTTCTTATCATTCCTCTTCTCGTCGCCGTCGCATGAAGAAAGCGTTGACCCCGTGGCGTCGCCGTCGCGAaggttactctctctctctctctctctctctctctctctctctctctctctctctctctctctctctctctctctctctctctctctgcgcacgcgcatgcatgcatgcatgcgtGTGTGTGTGTCAAACACCCAAATATAGTTAGGTGCGTGTGTGCGCGTGTAAGACACCCAAATATAGTTCGATTGTATGAGGTGTGTGTGCACATGCGTGTGCGTGTGTGTGTGCACGCGCGTGTCAGACACCCAAATATAGTTAGGTTGTATGaggtgtgtatgtgtgtgtgtgagacACCCAAATATAGTTAGGTTGCATGaggtgtgtgtgtgtgcgcgtgCAGTGTGTGCGTGCGCGCATGTGCGTGTGTGTGtgcacgtgtgtgtgtgtgtgtgtgtgacacCCAAATATAGTTAGGTTGCATGAGGTGTGTGTGTCTGTACTCTTCGAgctcttatttcttttgtttactGTTGAAAGGAAAATTTAGTTGATAATGGAGGAGATGCGAATGATC
This region of Arachis hypogaea cultivar Tifrunner chromosome 8, arahy.Tifrunner.gnm2.J5K5, whole genome shotgun sequence genomic DNA includes:
- the LOC112705736 gene encoding RING-H2 finger protein ATL80 yields the protein MTRPLRILGERNSSTTDNAPSVVDSDFVVILAALICALICVLGLVAVARCACLRRLRLSSSSAAATPSLPAAANKGVKKKVLSSLPKVTATVESAGKFSDCAICLAEFAAGDEIRVLPQCGHGFHVSCIDAWLRSHSSCPSCRQILVVPRCNKCGGFPAPASSSTTATASQPPESDSTFKVSGDHANRFLP